One window from the genome of Nicotiana sylvestris chromosome 9, ASM39365v2, whole genome shotgun sequence encodes:
- the LOC104215148 gene encoding uncharacterized protein → MFIKLVIGECTLNVVSTYAPQAGLDEEVKRRFWEGLDAIVRSIPPTKRLFIGGDFNGHIGAAVGSYGEVHGGFVFGDRNGGGTSLLDFAKVFELVIANSTFPKREEHMVTFRSSAVKTQIDYLLLRRCDRGLCKDFKVIPGETLAT, encoded by the coding sequence ATGTTTATTAAGTTGGTGATCGGTGAATGCACCCTCAATGTCGTTAGCACTTACGCGCCGCAAGCGGGCTTGGATGAGGAGGTTaagaggcgcttttgggagggCTTGGACGCGATTGTGCGCAGTATTCCACCTACTAAAAGGTTATTTATTGGAGGTGATTTTAATGGCCATATTGGGGCGGCTGTTGGTAGTTATGGCGAGGTACATGGTGGCTTTGTCTTTGGGGATAGGAACGGAGGAGGTACTTCGCTGTTAGACTTCGCTAAGGTTTTCGAGCTGGTGATTGCGAACTCGACTTTTCCGAAAAGGGAGGAGCATATGGTCACTTTCCGGAGTTCGGCGGTGAAGACTCAGATCGATTACCTTCTCCTCAGAAGGTGTGATAGAGGGTTGTGCAAGGATTTCAAGGTTATCCCGGGAGAGACCCTCGCGACTTAG